TGTATGTTTGGAGAAGTCTCGTGTGGGGAAAGGAAGTAGTGGAGTTGGGTTCTAGATGGAGAGTGGGCTCTTGCAATGATATTGATGTGCTGGAAGATAGATGGATTCCGAGACCTTATAAATTAAAGATCTTTGATAAGTCTTTTGTTAGAAAATTCACTTTCCTCACACCAGCTTCATCTACaaatacaaaatcaacaaatcagtAGACACAACATGCAGAAATTTAATAGAAAAATCagcaagaaaaataataaaatcaatacCAAGAATTATAGAGGTTCAGCCTAGACTTGACCCTACATCCTCTTTGACTCTCTTTGAGATGTTTTTCTCCGCACTATGAAACAACAATAGAGATTATAACTTGTCACCACTAGAGAACTTCTACACTTGATGGATTACAATGCCTTGAACCCAAGTAAAACCCCAAGTACACTTGACCAAATGTTTCTCTCTCaagctctttctctttctctctctgaaatAACTCTTTCTATTTTCAAATGAAATATGTTCTCTTTTCACTATTAAACAACTGAGATAATAAGACTTATTTATAGAGGATTTTACAACTGTCATCAAACATAAAAAAACAACAGAAATAAACGCACACTCATTTGGCGAAATAGTAGGCAAGACTAGAAGAAAAAACGTAACTTTGCTGATGTGTTCTAATGTTTAATGTAGACCAAATATTCTAACACCTTTCATTCCTAGTGAGTTAAAAGTGATTGATCTTAGATTGGCAAATGGAGATTGGGCATTCCTATTGAGTCCTTGGAGCACGAAGATACACTAATTGCATTACGCTAAAGATGAGGAATAAAGTGTGCGTAGTGGATACAAAGAGGCTCTTAATGAGAAAGCACTGAGAGTTGGTGGAAACACCTATGGAAATTGAGATTCATACATCATATCATGTTCTTTCTAATCTCTATGAACCACTGCCCATTCATGAGTTGGAGTTGTTTGTGACAAAATCTACTTAGCAACTATAGATCTATAGAGACTGGAAGAGGTTCTTTTTGTGCTTTCATGAATAGACCTTTAACACCTCTTGGACATGCTGTATTTGGAATATGAATTTTCAACTTATTTTTGTTGCATCAGTGTATATggtcaaaaaattatttatcaCAATAAAAGGGGCAGACAAAAGTCAACTCATAGGTAATACAAGTGTTATTAAATACACCATTATACAACAATGGTATTttttactaaattaattaataagtatACAATATACAAAATTTAACATTATATAATTCATAAATGAGTACTACTAAAAATACTTGTACGAGGAGTGCTACGATCAACTTTTTATTTCAATCTCTTAGTCAATTTATGTCTCCAAAAACATACGCTGGAGTGTTTTTTTTATGGTAGTATTTGTTGTTATTACAACATCCTTTCtacaaatttttgaaaaattctaaatagtttgCGGTGACGAAaacatatttgtatttttttcaaaCACTTATGGTAAACTAGAATATTAAAAATtttgttttcggtactgtaaactattcacaattttttgaaaatttacagaaAGTATATCGTAACTACAACGAACACCACTatgaaaaaaaacatatattttttaaaatgaagatTGACTAAGAGGATGAAATAAGAGGTTGTTGGTAAATTAtatattacactaaaatattagATACGATGAGGTGTTCAAAATTAATAAGATATCTTTgtggattttttatttttttactgttCATAGTATTACTTTCTTCAATTTATGGaccaaaaatatataattattaaaatttgagCTTGTAGGGATATTCACCctggataataataataataatacacatTACTTCAATCACATTCTCAATGTTACTAATTTTAAGTCAccttttagtaattaatataaagTAGAGTTGTTAACCTCAGATGAGTTTTTGGAGTAATTAGCTTTGAATAAGTATAATATGGAAACAATGTTGTTATGTGATTAGGCAACAGTGTATCATAAATGTTTTGCACATACACCAAACCgtttatataaatttatttatttatttttataaatgtaATTCTACATATAATAAAATACCCATTTACTTTGGCTTTCCTCATttgactttattttaaaaaaatattgagaaaaatcTTGAGTGTTtattaaatcattttttttttaaataaacctACAATTTACTAAACTCAATAATTTTGATTTTGCCTCAATCATTCCTAttacaattatttaataaaaattgaaTAATAGATATGTTTTATTCCATAAGTTAATTGTAGAGTGAAAACTCCTTTTACATTAAACTTAAAACATAGATGAATAAAAATGTCATACCACATAATATGTATTATGTAttgtataatataaatatatatttatataatatacacACGAATAAAATAgggatatttataattatatacatataatataaaataattacaaaaatcacatacaaaattttatttataaaaatacattgccacatcatcaaaaaaTACCAGATTTCAAAAATTTGTGTTTTCAAAAGTAATCTTTTGGTTATTTATAATGGTGATAAATTACCAATTGGTTACTTTTTTACAAAAAGAATTATTTTTAGGgcaaattatttcatatacatTTGTTTATCTCCAAACTTTTTTTGTTgaaacatttttattttaaaatactaATTAGTTTTTTCTAAGTTATAGTAtagtgtcttattatttaagatacttttatATTACATTCAAATTTGTTTTAGGAACTAACAAGTTAAAATAAAGTATAACAAATTACTAACAACTTATCATCAAAAATTACTTTtagtataatatataatatatttttttaattcactTGTTAATCAGTGATATAATTTACATGTAAATAatagtatttcttttattaatcaaacaaacaaaaaacttagaagttattttcatattataagaaaaaatatacattttcattttttattatgaatttttattgaACCAAATTAAAAAGTAACTACatagttattttttaaatataacacATAAATTACTTATTATAATTATTGAAGATATTTCTCTATTTTTTATATATGAACAAAGCagaaaataaattttttggttaaccaaatataaaataaactaaaatattatttttaattctaGTCGTCTTTTCTAGCGACGGTAAAAAAGTCTATGTTTCCCACATATTAAAATGACAACTTAAATAGTAGATCACAATAGTACCATCGTTGCGGCCAAAAAGACAAGCGGTAAGTTTTGGAGAaagataaatttttttaaaaaaaaacttggtttactgtggtctcctatatagtatatttgtaaataattatttataggtgatttttataaataaaagtcTAATCACGTTAAATTATTCCAATAAAATATGGCTAATATAAGTCATACTTAATCATCCTTATCTTTATCACAAACAAAAAGCTTTTTTCTCCCCCACCCCACAACAAATAAAGTTGATTTTACACCTTGACCActcattaaataaaataaaataaaataaagcaatGTGCATGCCTTCTCTAGAACCAACCCACAAACACCTTTTTCATATGAattgtttttttataaaaaaaaaaaaaaaatcttattgtGGTCAGAAAATATACACCATTGATACAAGAATAATAAATAGATCGATTCTAGCATCAAAGAAATACTATTCTATGCTTATGCATCACTTGACCAAGGTGGGGGCAAATAATACTTCTACAAGTTGTTTGACAATGACAAATCTCATTGACCCCCCAATGGCCTAATGCCCTTCATACCAAAAAGAACTGATTTCATGTCTTGAAACATCATTGTTCAGAGACACTTGCCTAACCACTAGTGTCCTGGGCAGCCATGCATCTGCACAAATTGTCTTTAAGTAAATCGATACCCGAACTACATGAAGTTAAGATTGAAGAGACGATTCGCCTTTGAATATCTTTGGACTCTATCGCCAGCTTCACATCCCAGCGAGTGTTTTCTCTGAAAAGATGAATAGAACACCATATTTAGCAAGAGAGAAGTTTTCATGATATGATGATAGGCAGAGGAAACTACTTGACCTGTCATCAAGTTCTGCTTCGCCGAGTTTCTCCATCATGTCAAGAAAGTTAAGGTGGAGTTGTTCGAGAATTTCTATTTCATTCTCCAAGTTTTCTTGCACCTGCAAATGTTGAGAACAAAGATGaggaaaaataaccaaaaaaaaaatagtaatacaAAAGCCAGTTACTAAGATGAACATCAAGCACAATACAGCactgaaacaaaataaaaaattacaagggTTTTGGAGAATGGCATTGGATTCTGAGCTCTCCTGAAGTAGTCCAGCAATGGAGAGGGCAACCCATAATGGAAAATATCGTGGTTTTTTGAGAACCATGTACCCCTTGCCATGTGAGTGGTCACACTTGATATGTGGCTGTTCTCATCGAAATCACCCTCATCACCTTCGAGTTCTGCATGAGAAAAAGTTGTCAACAATTATATGATTATGCATGAGAAATACTAGTATCATCCAACACAGGAACTTCAACATGTTGAGGGGTCCTTGAAAAATTCAGTAAAGATATTAAATGGATAACACGGTGTAGTAATCTCACCTAATGGGATGATGTCATATGGGTTATCTCCTTTTGGCACAAAGCCATAGAAGGTAATCAGATGAGAAGAAGAGAAGTTTCCATAGCTAAGGAAGCATTCCTCTCCTGCACGACATGGCCTTGATAGACAGAATTTCAAGGTGTCCGTTGTTGAGTCCACTTTGCCATATGATATTACATGTGGGGATAGCTGTGACAGAGAAAACCAAGAGCAAGAAAGGTGTCAAGTAGATAACAACAACTGTATTTTTGAACAAGAAACAATAAGAAATCACTACTAGATATGCAGCAAAAcagtttcaaaaaaataaaacaccAGGCAAAAATTATCATCCTTGCAGTACTCATTCTAAATTATTAACAATCAACTTaacaatatataacatataaggTAAACAATTAACGAGAAAATTAAGCTGATGCTAATGAGAAACAAAATTCCATTAAAAGAGGGATACGTCTCCAAATTTAAGCCATAGATTTTTAATCTCTTGTGTTGTGATTTATAAGTTCAATTTCAAATACTTTTGTCTTTTTTAAACTCGGCACGACTGACTGCCACTGTATCGATCGAAAAAAAACTTAAGTTCAACCAAGCAATAAGATTGGAAGATGTTAAGAAAACAATTAAAGAGTGAAAGAAGAAAAACACACACCGAATGATTCAAAAAGCCAGCAACAGGAACTAAACATGTCCTTAGCTCTCTGTCAGGAAACATTATCTTCATGCTATTCGAGTACCAGAGTTCACACGCCCATAAGAATTGCTCCCATGTATACAGCTCTGGAGGAAATATATCAGGATGCTCATTGCATAGAGGTGGGACCAGCTGATTATACTGCACCTGCAAGTGCTGTTTCATATAAAAGAATTGTATGGATTAGTTTATTATGTGAAGTGAATGGCTTGCTTGTTCTTTTGACAACTAAAGTTGAAACAAATTATACAAGCTTGACTTCATTTTACTTCATAAAGAAGTATGATGATCTATGATAGAGGAATATAAATCTCTTCTTAACTCACATCTAAAAAGCCACAACATTCTGTATTATTCTTCTAAGTTTTTCTCCAAAGCATAACAATAACAATTAGATATTTTTGCTTACTTTTAGACTTTAATCTTAATTTCTTGGAATGCAATGCCTAAACTCATATCTGTCCGATCCAGCTATCCAAAGGGGCCACAGCTTGTGGTCAGGGCAAGCCAATGCCAAAAATCTGCTTTTTAGTACATGATTATCCTTCTTCACAACTGAAGCCACAAAAAAAGTCCAAATGCCAAACATCTGACATTGTAACATAAAGTACAGAGACCTAGTTACCTCTTTTGCTTGTATTATCTCCTCCATCAGCACAGTGTCACCCAAAACCATGAATGCTTCAACACCAAAACTCAATCCTGTAAAGAAAGGTTAAGAGAAGAGGAAGGTATTATGGAaaccaattagataataaaaACATTATTACAATATCAAGTCAATAGGTAACAATTTTTCTCTATATAGACAAAGATACTAACTTTATGGTTTGTTGAATGGATCGGATTGGGTTAGATTGCAGTGAGATATACTTAGCATTATTTTGTGTTAAAGGTAGTAATTGATTTGATAAAATATTGTGTAACGAGACCATAATTCATATTTTTTCCTAAAGGAACAAAACTATAAGAATAATCATAAGTTGAAATGAAATTTCATATATGCATCTAAGCATTCTACAGCAAGTTTAAGCACCTGTATGAAATTCTTCTGGCAGCGTGTCGAAGTAGTTCTTAAATCTTGAATTATTATTGTACTTCTCCTTCATGCTCCACAGCAACAGCATTGTCTCAGAGGACATTTCATTCCTCTTTTCTAATATTTGATACTGCAAAACAAATGTCAACAACTGACGAAGTTAATATGCAGAGATGTGAAAATTACAATTTGGTAGTTTGATATTGCAATCCAAGAGACCAAAGGAACTAGTAACTTGACTGCAAATCCAATATATCTTAACTTTTAAAGATCTAGAGTATATAAAAGAATAAAACATTGATTGAGGGAAAAGAAATAAAAATCGAAGATTGATGGTTTGATGATGGAAGTCTCAAACAGATAAAACCAGTAGCTCGGCTGCCAGAGGtatatatattcttttattaCTGAAAAATTCAACAAGTTACCACACATGAAAGAGGGGCTAGGGgcaagagagagtgagagtgagagagaaagccataataaagaaagaaagaacacAGGTGTACATTTTTCATTCAAACAAGAAATCAAGAATTACTGCCAAATAGAGATggggataaaaaaaattatcactaggtaAGTGTAACAAATTTTCCTTGGATTCATTCACCTATGTTTCATATCGAGAAACTCTTATGCTAAATTAGCCAGTcataaaagtttaatacaacttGATACATAGGATGAATGATATTTTCTCACTACATAACTAGGAATTTCTTTATGCTTAACAATCTCTAAATACTTGGGTAACTGGACTGAATTATATTTTCCTAGTGGTTGATGTGATCACATAATACTTCTTGACAGAAGATCACCATCTTCTATTTTGAAAAACACAGGATGATTTTGTATCATACTTTGGTTTGCTACCCAAATGGACTAGTCAAAAttgcctgttttttttttttctatatagaAAAACAGAGGGTAATTTTGTATCTAAGTGGTTCACTAAACATAAGGATAATCTGTGACAATTTGCCAGCTAGTTTAAAAGAACATGAGGCCTccgatttttatttttattttttgttacatTGAAGGCTAGTCAATATATGACGGACGGGGATAGATTGTCATTTACCATCACTTTGAGCTTTGACTAACTCATCTTTGTCTtaaattaatggtcaacattactACAAATAGTCACTGTGATTTATTAGTTATATCTGCCTTGTGCATGAGAAAAGttcaaaataaaattgataaacaTAAACTTGGAGCACTTGTAAAATAATTCCATTTAACAATCATACCATGTCAgatttcttcattagctcctcggAAATGATTAAAGAGGTAGGGATCTCCAAAGCAGTATCTCCAGCTTTCAGATCTTCTCTTGCTATGGCTCCCCTTCCCGCTCCTTCCACATCTACATTGATGAATGAGACAatagaaaacacaatattgtTCCCGGTAACCTTCCTTTATGTACAAACTTGGCCACTTATATAAGACAGAAAATTTTCACAGCCAAAGATTGACTCTTTATAAACCTTCCCTTTTCCCAAATGAACCACAATCCACAAAAGACACAATAGCAAAAACTCTTTATACCCGATTAACAAAGACCttatatgagagagagagaggggtaaATCCTTACAGGCAATCCGTAACCTTGATCTCATGCCATTGTCTTCACCCCATTGTACCAAGCATTTTTCTTTGTCACAGCTGTGGTCTTCTACAATCACAGACTTGATACTATTCGCATCCGAACAGTTACCAATCATATCAACAACAGCATTGCGTAATTCTTGCAGGATATTCTTTTGTATTTGTGTCTGACCATCAAGTGAATTCTCAACAAGCCGAAGGATTGAATTCAAAGCTACTACCTCATTTCTGGGACTGTATAAGTCAACTGTTGAGCTTGTGTCATCTTCCCAAAAATAAAGCTCTACCTGTACCACAGTTAGCCCATAATTTCATCATTAGATGGTAAGTAATGCAGCAAACTAAAAGAATCTCAGAAAGGGCCCCAAGTCATCTTGACCTGTTATAACCCAAGGATATAAATAATGCAAGTTTCTCCTTGTTTGGCATTATTATTTGTTGGATACCCCATGATTGAGAAAGATTAAGTAAAAATATCAGACCAGTAGATTACCTCATCAAAGTTTATGATCCGTGCTATTTGAAGCATAATTTTCAATGAAGTCATAATCAAATCAGGATCTGATGAGCTTTTTAGATGTATTTCTTCCTTGGTATTAAATCCCTTCTTTTGTAACAAAATCTACAAATCAAGGAGAAGTTGGTAAGGATAATGACAGCAGCCATTGCAACTCCAATCAGAAAAAGATGACATCCGCTAAAAAGGAAACAATATTAAAGCAGAGGAGAAAATGCACCATATATGAACTAAGCATAGTAAATGTAGAAAAATCTAATCACTTCTAATAAAACTGCTTAAGAATGAATGTAGATAACTATGTAATTATTAATTAGGCATACCTTATTTAGACAAATTGAGCAATCTACACTTagattttaatattattttcctGCATTATAGGTAGTACTAGACTAACAAATATAGAATTTACTAAAGTTTCATTGACCTGTCACTTTACATATATGTGCATCCTCATATTACTATCTACAATCAAGAGGATTTCCATGcccatatattatattatactcaATTAATAATACAAGAAACCTAAGCAAAAATCTCTTTCGCACCTTCTTTCTGTCAAAAAGAGAGTCACTTTCTGGAAGCTCGAGATCAAGTGAGCAGTTATCATCTGATTTCACAGCTCCAAAAGTTGAAGATTGCTGCAAAAagcaaacaaataaattgcaacATATCAAATTCTCTGAGCACACATAAATTGCATTGGAATGAAGTTGAGGCATTAAAGTAGAACAATGTTAAAAAAAAGCTACATAAAGCTTTTCTCAGTAACCAAACACTCCCCAGCAATCTCTCAAAACTTGATTACTCCCTAAAGTTTCCATACAATATACCCACATTACAACATACCCTCAATCTTTAACATCTATTTATACTAAATGTCCATCTGTTACAACTTATAATCCTAAAACACACAGGCCATGTCAAGTACAATGACAGTTAAATCTGTTAGGTCTTTCTTAGCTTCATTTTGCTCTGTTACCAGCTTTCAAAATCGAAGCTTTAAGAGTCAAACTGATCAGTATAAAGAACAACAACAAATTTATGCCCCTTCTTCACGTTTCTAATCTTAATTTTTGCAGAAATAACCAAATGGGGTGGAGCAAAAAGGTGTTAAGTTTGGGGATTAAAAAACCAATTTTGACACAAAATGAATACTAACAAAAATTATGGATGTTCACATTCATAATGGGCTTGTTTGGTTACCACAGAAAATTGAAACCGTAGAATGACACCGGCAAAGAAAACTAGAactcaaaaaacaaaaatagcatAAAGATAAAGGTTTATGGTTCAGAGTACATAAATTTCCTGCAAGAGAAGTAAGAATTAGACTTTGAAGATTGGCTTACCTTGTCAACCTCCATTGAAtccccgagagagagagagagatttaggCGGCAACAGAGGGAAGTAGAAACTAGTCCAGGAGTCCCAGGTTTTCTTTTGCTTAATTTTTCAACGGTTTATACGTTTTTGGTCCTATGTTTTGTCCTTTAGTACTTCTATTTTATACCATTAATTATTTGTACctatgttttaaaaaattattttttagaccctctattttataaaataattaaaatagaaccttaaactcaattttgataaaaaaaaaattaaatataacaacacagtttttaatcagaatgattttatttttgttctgaattattagtttggtagattatgtgtgattttagttgaaaaaacattgaccaaaatcagatttagggttctattttaaccattttacaaaacacagggtccaaaaagtaatttgtcaaaacacagggtccaaacaggtaataagaaaaaatacagggtccaaaaaggtataaacccattttttaattaaattatttaataattttgcaaaatataattcaataattttttataattgttatcccaaaaatttgaaaatgatgatgtggcaatagaaatgacaggtggcatggaatagttgggtgatctggcttagcagtagcccagtacatcagtgaagagttttgactgcttgagaggtgtcatgaccaagccaagtgcacccgaggagagtacttgggctagggtgtgcctggtcggactttggtccgaggagaggtccaaggtgtggtcggaccttggtccaaggagagggccaaggtgtggtcggaccttggtccgaggagagggccaaggtgtggtgggactttggtccgaggagaggtccaaggtgtggtcggaccttggtccgaggagaagcccatggtgtggtcggactttggtccgaggaaagcctaagggtgtggtcggactttggtccgaggagagggcCAAGGTGTGGtcagactttggtccgaggagaagcccatGGTGTGGTCGaactttggtccgaggaaagcctaagggtgtggtcggactttggtccgaggagagcccaagagtgtggtcggaccttggtccgaggagcagtccaaggagtgtggtcggactttggtccaagGAGCAGTCTAAGGGCGTGGTCAGacgcatgtccgaggagagacgaaggattggtccttatgcatatgtccagTAAGTGCACGGTTGTCCAAGTAAAGAAatggcatgcatatgtccgaccagcacttgtatgtatccaacatgcatgtgttcgaccagaagacgatattcatcaaccaaataGACCAGACTGCGTCAAATTCCCAGAGACAGTTTCAGCAAGACTCGGActgggcatacgcgggaatctctcattcttcgctCAAATTAAGGAttatgttgtattttgaatatttcttgtaatttaaatataatacgaatAATAAACTATCCCGATACTAGGGGGATATCAGTTtctgatcccaagcctataaatagagggttgatgggatcagaaaaggacttttggcaaatggaatttttggtctgagttttctagagagagaaagtgcgttttcttgagagagaactcttttgtattttgagaatttacactgaagaaactcagttgacactggttcatctgatcttgagtgtagataaaataataaaaaatctaaGTGGATAAGGCTATTACCAAttgattggggctgaaccactataaaaattgtgtgtgctctttattttctttattaaactgtctgtgtcgtttgaattctcttgaatgtttgtcatttttgacgttctcacgtcgttggctaaaaacacagtcaacattttggtgctttcattgagagcctgaagagaagaacaaacGGTCCCTAaagcaatatggcgcctaagaacaccaatgcagcctccaagaagacgaGCTCCTTTAAAGAACATGCTAGATCAGAGGGTCctagcgttcaagatcgtgaaactgagcccAGATTCGTGCTCAAGGACGTAGcaccagaagttgaagagctccaggaagccatgagcgccttccaggaggagatggctcagttcaacgccaggcaggaggcgttcgctgaggaaatggctgggcagaatgccgcattcgacaacagaaacgggagatggacgctaggagtgaggagatccgttgacagcaggaggaggccgacaggcgacatcgcgaagctgcacttgctctggaggcagctacgcagctgacccgagccaatgctcagGTTGCACCTGGGGTGGCAGCCACCACAGAGGCGAGGACCACAAAAGTtggtcgtaagaaaactgatagaccaggcaggggtggtagtaacccacctggtcatgaggaggacggagtccgatcgcgcactgcctcaactcaaagggggaactccaaaaccccctcaaggagccaccgatcagagacttctagatcagggagtcacaagtcaggcagcaagaaaacacctcctgagcaggagcacaataaagctcctcgtggcaatgagacttcccacttcaaatatgggcatgggcgtgatgaagctgacagtcatcacagTAACCATtctaaggagaagaataataataaccaTCAAGGAGGAGAGGATCGACCAGCCCAGACAGAGAGaccaccacggcatcccaaccagcgcaatGGCAAGGAGCACGTTCCACCTAGCAAACCATCCGAGAAGACTCAAAGTACAGTGTTCGATCGGTTGGGAAagcacactgctcagaaggacctgagggacgtcattgatgatagaaggaggaccgtcccggtcgaagggcaaaagcCAATCcttcctaccagtcgagtagaaatactcgatgatggttttCCGAATAGGAACACCCGACCAGGTGGTCCCGAAAGTGAGTCCCCAGcggtggccccaggcatccaagcccagcttgatgctttgacagcagcagttcagagtttgtcaaaacaaccagctgcgattgatccagtagaccatAGAAGTGGCAGccttttttgtgctcgaattagagcagctcaaccaccagcgaaatacaaagcaccggtattgccagtttatacagaaaaggcaaacccggtaagacacgttgggaagtttgaagatcagatggagctgctcggggtgagtgatgactatcgctgcagagtcttccccaccacattgtcagacactgcctaggagtggtactggaaatttaaaccagactccatcacttcttgggagagttttaggaaggagttttgcaggcagtttagtattgctcgaacccctcctgtttatgccaatcacttggtggatattaggcaaggaaaagatgagtctctcaagaactacattcaaaggttcatgagagaagctaaccaaGCTACTGCGGTTGGAGATGAGAGGAAGATGGTGGAGATCTCTTCCGGCATTATCTATCGAAGTcatttgtgggacagcatccatcgtcatccaatttcaacattacaacaatttttagaccgggcagataagtatatgaagttggatgatgcaattgagaagggagaaaaTGGATTGAACAATCCGAGCGGGTTGaatgatcctcccaagaatggtgggaatgatcaaggtggtggtaagaaacgtgggaataacgagtctgaccgccacaatgagaagaaggctaagtcgggaccaaatgACAAGCctactaagtatgaacctcgattcactaactacaccactctttcggcgagccgagcggagatctatttggccagccatcaagaggtcccttaccggaaacccccaccaatcaagaaagagatgagtaagagagatatgaacaagttctgtcacttccatggagactatggtcacgacatgaatgagtgtaatcatctcaaagatgagatagattTTCTCCCCCGGTCGGGGAAGCTAAAAAaatatcgagcagaaaagacccaaggagaggggggcaacaacaatcctggg
The Humulus lupulus chromosome 6, drHumLupu1.1, whole genome shotgun sequence DNA segment above includes these coding regions:
- the LOC133783107 gene encoding uncharacterized protein LOC133783107, whose product is MEVDKQSSTFGAVKSDDNCSLDLELPESDSLFDRKKILLQKKGFNTKEEIHLKSSSDPDLIMTSLKIMLQIARIINFDEVELYFWEDDTSSTVDLYSPRNEVVALNSILRLVENSLDGQTQIQKNILQELRNAVVDMIGNCSDANSIKSVIVEDHSCDKEKCLVQWGEDNGMRSRLRIAYVEGAGRGAIAREDLKAGDTALEIPTSLIISEELMKKSDMYQILEKRNEMSSETMLLLWSMKEKYNNNSRFKNYFDTLPEEFHTGLSFGVEAFMVLGDTVLMEEIIQAKEHLQVQYNQLVPPLCNEHPDIFPPELYTWEQFLWACELWYSNSMKIMFPDRELRTCLVPVAGFLNHSLSPHVISYGKVDSTTDTLKFCLSRPCRAGEECFLSYGNFSSSHLITFYGFVPKGDNPYDIIPLELEGDEGDFDENSHISSVTTHMARGTWFSKNHDIFHYGLPSPLLDYFRRAQNPMPFSKTLVQENLENEIEILEQLHLNFLDMMEKLGEAELDDRENTRWDVKLAIESKDIQRRIVSSILTSCSSGIDLLKDNLCRCMAAQDTSG